A single window of Granulicella mallensis MP5ACTX8 DNA harbors:
- a CDS encoding GNAT family N-acetyltransferase → MMNNDPSQKLMGRFKIEREGQISYLAYEIDGHESISLLHTEVAPALRGRGIATELAQMAFDYAKESHLKVEIICPFVYHFLNKHPEYKPLVRTSSAYNPAASTNSR, encoded by the coding sequence ATGATGAATAATGATCCTTCACAGAAATTAATGGGACGGTTCAAGATCGAGCGCGAGGGCCAGATCTCCTACCTTGCCTATGAGATCGACGGCCATGAATCAATATCGCTTCTCCACACCGAAGTGGCTCCTGCACTTCGAGGTCGCGGTATCGCCACAGAGCTTGCCCAAATGGCGTTTGACTATGCGAAGGAGAGCCACTTGAAGGTCGAAATTATTTGTCCGTTTGTCTATCACTTTCTCAATAAACATCCTGAGTACAAACCGCTTGTCCGTACCTCCTCTGCCTACAATCCTGCGGCTTCAACCAACTCCCGGTAA
- a CDS encoding MGMT family protein, whose amino-acid sequence MPRFGIEPVDRSKLKRQLIKSGMRPNDDRDAAFRRVISSIPKGKVSTYGKVATAAGYPLYHRAVARLLRVEPDVLPWHRVVGVGGEIKVRGEGTAEQRLRLQMEGVKFSGKHVDMEKYEHFLKPWE is encoded by the coding sequence GTGCCGAGATTTGGAATCGAACCTGTCGATAGGAGCAAGCTGAAACGGCAACTCATCAAGTCCGGGATGAGGCCGAACGACGATCGTGATGCCGCGTTCCGTCGCGTCATCAGTTCTATTCCCAAAGGCAAAGTGAGTACCTATGGAAAGGTCGCTACTGCTGCCGGATATCCTCTCTATCATCGTGCGGTGGCACGGTTGCTGAGGGTGGAACCGGATGTTTTGCCCTGGCATCGTGTTGTGGGTGTAGGTGGAGAGATCAAGGTGCGCGGTGAGGGAACGGCTGAGCAACGCCTGCGCCTGCAGATGGAAGGTGTCAAGTTTTCTGGCAAGCATGTCGACATGGAGAAGTACGAGCACTTTTTGAAACCATGGGAGTAA
- the mug gene encoding G/U mismatch-specific DNA glycosylase, with product MNRQTLPAENPIQGLPDILANGLSVVFCGINPGLRSAVLGYHFAGRSNRFWRVLHLSGFTPEQILPENARSLLDYRCGLTSAVERPTVGANDLRRIDFIEGRPELERKIRQYGPRYIAFLGKPACSAIFNQRELPWGQQSMRFGGAKVWVLPNPSGLSRAFTLENLVTAYRELVEAAGL from the coding sequence GTGAATCGTCAAACCTTGCCAGCTGAGAATCCCATTCAGGGTCTTCCTGATATCCTCGCAAACGGTTTGAGCGTGGTCTTCTGCGGGATCAATCCCGGTCTGCGTTCGGCTGTACTTGGATACCATTTCGCTGGCCGTAGCAACCGCTTCTGGCGTGTTCTTCATCTTTCGGGATTTACTCCGGAGCAGATATTGCCTGAAAATGCCCGTTCTCTACTCGACTATCGTTGTGGGCTTACATCTGCTGTAGAGAGGCCTACGGTCGGCGCCAACGATCTCAGGAGAATTGATTTTATTGAGGGGCGCCCCGAACTGGAGCGGAAGATCCGGCAGTATGGTCCACGTTACATTGCCTTTCTGGGAAAGCCGGCGTGTTCGGCGATCTTTAATCAGCGGGAGCTTCCGTGGGGGCAGCAGTCTATGCGTTTTGGCGGTGCCAAGGTATGGGTGCTACCGAACCCCAGCGGGCTTAGCCGTGCCTTCACTCTTGAAAATTTGGTCACTGCTTACCGGGAGTTGGTTGAAGCCGCAGGATTGTAG
- a CDS encoding phenylacetate--CoA ligase family protein, whose protein sequence is MTQATLSPIDNEQEQLATSVIPEDQLAPDSIEAVLALPQFLSTLRDVEQRTQVSYDCLPIEIQHAIVLRRLRQLVNIARLNPLWRERMDAASLSGGIHSFEDFQAIPLTDKETFRDFFTGDRAGMVVPIEHGGFEVVASGGTSSGKPSETVYSLKELQDTYELSGEFIGRHMMLRHLGESGPRWVATTLADYQMWSSGTMVGGVLQKIPGVNYIGAGPMSPEVYRLMMSYPGTKAIMGITQSIALLASFAEGLDVEERDSFRVALYGSGVLRKKIRDDLKTAYPNIAILSYFAATQAEAIGLQLSEDSNLLSAVPGLHFIEVVDADGRWVAEGEEGELVVTRLHANEAPVFRYKIGDRVIRRPYLATPSLNTAQFEFVGRSGDFMHIGDTQYNVKQAFENIAQEFQKQGILDIDEVAAEVQFINYRERKELHLLVATPAYLELLPVVAQRLGPAGASPVMINGLIRSLSVFNSLEANDASLRRTGYNFGLRLIAPSSPDLVRTEVGKVPLLVDVVSGNDGSGL, encoded by the coding sequence ATGACCCAAGCTACCCTCTCCCCTATTGATAACGAACAGGAACAGCTTGCCACGTCCGTTATCCCTGAAGACCAGCTAGCCCCGGATTCGATTGAGGCGGTTCTGGCCCTTCCTCAATTTCTTTCTACGCTGCGAGACGTAGAGCAGCGCACACAGGTCTCCTACGATTGTCTTCCAATCGAGATACAACACGCGATTGTGTTGCGCCGCCTGCGTCAATTAGTGAATATCGCTCGGCTCAATCCTTTATGGCGCGAACGGATGGATGCGGCCAGCCTGTCGGGAGGCATCCACAGCTTCGAAGACTTTCAAGCCATTCCGCTCACCGATAAAGAGACCTTCCGTGATTTCTTTACAGGGGACCGGGCCGGTATGGTCGTGCCTATCGAGCACGGCGGCTTCGAGGTTGTAGCCAGCGGTGGGACTAGTTCCGGCAAGCCGTCTGAGACGGTGTACTCCCTGAAGGAGCTGCAGGATACGTACGAGCTTTCTGGAGAGTTTATTGGCCGCCATATGATGCTTCGGCATCTGGGCGAGAGTGGGCCGCGATGGGTTGCGACGACGCTGGCCGACTACCAGATGTGGAGCAGCGGAACGATGGTGGGAGGGGTCCTGCAGAAGATCCCTGGCGTGAACTATATCGGGGCGGGGCCAATGAGTCCGGAAGTCTATCGCCTCATGATGTCCTATCCGGGCACCAAAGCCATTATGGGTATCACCCAGAGCATCGCTCTGCTGGCCAGCTTTGCAGAGGGTCTGGATGTCGAGGAACGCGATAGCTTCCGGGTGGCGCTCTATGGCAGTGGTGTGTTGCGGAAGAAGATCCGCGACGACTTGAAGACTGCTTATCCCAATATCGCTATTCTCAGCTACTTTGCCGCCACGCAGGCGGAAGCGATCGGGTTACAGCTTAGCGAGGACTCGAATCTACTTTCGGCCGTGCCCGGGCTGCACTTCATCGAGGTTGTCGATGCCGATGGCCGATGGGTAGCGGAGGGAGAAGAAGGGGAGCTGGTTGTTACGCGTTTGCACGCGAATGAGGCTCCGGTCTTCCGTTACAAGATAGGTGACCGGGTTATTCGCCGGCCTTACCTCGCGACACCCTCGCTCAATACGGCACAGTTCGAGTTTGTCGGCCGCAGTGGCGATTTTATGCACATCGGCGATACCCAGTACAACGTCAAGCAGGCGTTCGAAAACATCGCACAGGAGTTCCAAAAACAGGGAATCCTCGATATTGACGAAGTAGCGGCGGAGGTTCAATTCATCAACTACCGGGAGCGGAAGGAGCTGCATCTATTGGTGGCTACCCCCGCCTATCTCGAGCTACTTCCGGTAGTGGCTCAGCGACTTGGTCCGGCAGGCGCATCGCCGGTCATGATCAATGGCCTGATCCGCTCTCTCTCCGTATTCAACAGCCTGGAAGCCAACGACGCGTCGTTACGACGTACCGGATATAACTTCGGCTTGCGGCTGATCGCTCCTTCCTCTCCAGATCTGGTGCGGACAGAGGTCGGTAAGGTTCCTTTGTTGGTTGATGTGGTATCAGGCAACGATGGATCCGGGCTCTAA
- a CDS encoding methylated-DNA--[protein]-cysteine S-methyltransferase codes for MVYKIIDTPVGRLKLIASDNGLVAILWENDNPRRVRLGELAEDERHPVLLETERQLGEYFKGKRKSFSLPLDMRGTQFQRDVWEALLAIPFGETRSYGQLAKQLGNPKATRAVGAANGRNPISIIVPCHRVIGSSGKLTGFAGGLARKELLLDLEGNVRSAHGIEAKRSLSESHVDRTVQSTLFGS; via the coding sequence ATGGTCTATAAAATCATCGACACTCCAGTCGGAAGATTAAAGCTAATAGCGAGTGATAACGGACTCGTTGCCATTCTCTGGGAGAACGACAATCCGCGCCGGGTCCGTTTGGGAGAGCTTGCGGAGGATGAAAGACATCCCGTCCTTCTCGAAACAGAGCGCCAATTGGGTGAATACTTCAAGGGAAAGCGAAAGTCATTTTCGCTTCCACTTGATATGAGAGGCACTCAGTTCCAGAGGGATGTCTGGGAAGCCCTTTTGGCCATACCCTTTGGCGAGACGCGGAGTTATGGCCAACTCGCGAAACAGTTAGGGAATCCCAAAGCGACACGAGCGGTCGGCGCTGCCAATGGCAGAAATCCGATCTCGATCATTGTGCCATGCCATCGTGTGATTGGATCATCCGGTAAATTGACAGGGTTCGCAGGCGGCCTCGCCCGGAAGGAGCTCTTGCTGGACTTGGAAGGCAACGTTAGATCTGCACACGGGATAGAAGCCAAAAGATCTCTGTCTGAGTCGCACGTTGACCGAACAGTTCAGTCAACCTTGTTTGGTTCGTAA
- a CDS encoding Gfo/Idh/MocA family protein, translating into MSAGSGMDRRSFLQTIGSVGLMGALPESSFAAHTGSGHIVHEIAQPAQETDAKPSHTIRFAVCGMSHDHIYGMIGAIQRGGGVMVAAYGAEPDKIAVFRKRFPDVKVASSEEEILNDPSIQLVMSSKIASERAALGIKVMKHGKDYLSDKPGITTLEQLAEVRKTIAETKRIYGIMYSELLEVKAAVKAGELVQAGAIGRVIQTINIAPHQIMQKSGDNGGGAPRPDWFWNPDQYGGILCDIGSHQVDQFLYYTGSTKAEIVESQIANIAHPEHPRFQDFGDMVLRGNKGFGYVRLDWFTPDALGTWGDGRLFILGTQGYIEVRKYTDVAVKPQGNNLFIVDGKQSRYIDCNNIDLPFGPQFVADIVNRTHTAQDQEQALLAAELVITAQKNAKLVHMNA; encoded by the coding sequence ATGAGTGCAGGCAGTGGAATGGACCGGCGGTCGTTCTTGCAGACAATAGGCTCGGTGGGGCTCATGGGAGCCTTGCCGGAATCGTCCTTCGCAGCGCATACCGGCAGCGGACATATCGTGCATGAGATCGCACAGCCAGCGCAGGAGACGGACGCGAAACCCAGCCACACCATTCGCTTCGCCGTATGCGGCATGAGCCATGACCACATCTACGGAATGATCGGCGCCATCCAACGCGGCGGCGGTGTCATGGTGGCAGCCTATGGCGCGGAACCGGACAAGATTGCCGTGTTCCGCAAGCGCTTCCCAGACGTCAAAGTCGCCTCTTCCGAAGAGGAGATCCTGAACGACCCGTCGATCCAGTTGGTCATGAGCTCGAAGATCGCCAGCGAGCGTGCCGCCCTCGGCATCAAAGTGATGAAGCACGGCAAAGATTACCTGAGCGATAAGCCCGGCATCACGACACTGGAGCAGCTCGCCGAAGTCCGCAAGACCATCGCCGAAACCAAACGCATCTACGGCATCATGTACAGCGAGTTGCTGGAGGTAAAAGCTGCCGTCAAAGCTGGAGAATTGGTCCAGGCCGGAGCGATCGGCCGCGTCATCCAGACCATCAACATTGCGCCGCACCAGATTATGCAGAAGTCCGGCGACAACGGCGGCGGAGCCCCCCGCCCCGACTGGTTCTGGAACCCCGACCAGTACGGCGGAATTCTTTGCGATATCGGCTCGCACCAGGTGGATCAATTTCTCTACTACACAGGGTCCACGAAGGCTGAGATCGTCGAGTCGCAGATCGCTAATATCGCGCACCCCGAGCACCCGCGCTTCCAGGACTTCGGAGACATGGTGCTGCGCGGCAACAAGGGGTTCGGCTATGTTCGGCTGGACTGGTTCACGCCCGACGCACTCGGCACCTGGGGCGATGGAAGGCTCTTCATCCTCGGCACGCAAGGGTACATCGAGGTGCGCAAGTACACCGATGTCGCCGTCAAGCCACAAGGCAACAACCTCTTTATCGTGGACGGAAAGCAGTCGCGTTACATCGACTGCAACAACATCGATCTGCCCTTCGGTCCCCAGTTCGTCGCCGACATCGTCAACCGCACGC
- a CDS encoding pyridoxal phosphate-dependent decarboxylase family protein: protein MLYQKEEPILNGQSSCAENFRCAFSPATFDLSAQVAIEKISELLRREKIEGVTLEQPEDLMSEARGLMTAHSGSDAPFDPERFSKIIDLYFRTSIKVGSTGYMARQFSSVFPVAAVFDMITAISPQPASFYEAGQLANVADKIIAEEFARRIGWDPDTCDMITTSGGSLANLTAVLAARNDRLYASWKTGVTRRNGTPAIAVGDDIHYSVCRVPGIIGIGQDNIIRLPLNDRRQICVRRAIPILREALAEGKDIFCLVISAGTTPVGAIDPLEELADFAEEHGIWLHVDAAHCGAFLLSERLRPRLRGIERADSFCIDAHKTLFVPALCTLLFYRDRAKARGAFSQEASYVFDHHENSMTRFESGAKNFECTKRPAILNLWLIWAMFGPQVIAQKLEYLVDLTWDAYSYLSSLPDFATVHEPEANILCFEYKPKGLDSIQISELQLALRDAIRDGGRFFISKVEIEGRNVLRIVMMNHEIEMDHIAALIFEIRSRAAEIMKSWEVRALDATMVAQ from the coding sequence ATGTTGTACCAAAAGGAAGAGCCCATTTTAAATGGGCAGAGTTCTTGCGCCGAAAACTTCCGGTGCGCCTTTTCACCCGCCACGTTTGATCTATCCGCTCAAGTTGCCATTGAAAAGATCAGCGAGCTGCTGCGCCGGGAAAAGATAGAAGGCGTTACGCTCGAACAGCCTGAAGACTTGATGTCTGAAGCGCGTGGACTCATGACCGCTCATAGCGGATCTGACGCTCCCTTCGATCCTGAGAGATTCTCCAAGATTATCGACCTGTACTTCCGAACCAGCATTAAGGTCGGATCTACCGGCTATATGGCACGGCAGTTTTCTTCTGTCTTCCCTGTAGCTGCGGTCTTCGATATGATCACGGCCATTTCGCCGCAGCCTGCTTCGTTTTATGAGGCCGGGCAGCTTGCCAATGTCGCCGATAAGATCATCGCGGAAGAGTTTGCCCGTCGCATCGGATGGGATCCCGATACCTGCGACATGATCACGACGTCAGGTGGTTCTCTGGCAAACCTTACGGCGGTTCTCGCTGCACGGAACGATCGCTTGTATGCCAGTTGGAAGACCGGCGTTACACGGCGAAACGGTACTCCTGCTATCGCAGTAGGTGATGACATCCACTACAGCGTGTGCCGGGTCCCTGGAATCATTGGAATTGGTCAGGACAATATCATCCGGCTGCCGCTTAATGATCGCCGTCAGATCTGTGTTCGTCGTGCGATCCCTATCCTCAGGGAAGCGCTTGCAGAGGGCAAAGACATCTTCTGCCTGGTTATCTCGGCGGGTACTACACCCGTCGGGGCCATCGATCCGCTCGAAGAACTGGCTGATTTTGCCGAAGAACATGGCATATGGCTCCATGTAGATGCGGCACACTGCGGCGCTTTTCTGCTATCAGAACGACTCAGACCCAGACTGCGTGGAATCGAACGAGCAGATTCCTTCTGCATTGACGCACACAAGACCTTGTTCGTTCCGGCCCTCTGCACGCTCTTGTTCTATCGTGATCGGGCCAAGGCACGCGGCGCCTTTTCGCAGGAGGCCAGTTACGTCTTTGACCACCATGAGAATTCCATGACGCGATTTGAGAGTGGTGCGAAGAATTTTGAATGCACGAAGCGCCCGGCAATTCTCAACCTATGGTTGATCTGGGCCATGTTTGGGCCACAAGTTATCGCACAAAAGTTAGAGTACCTGGTAGATCTCACCTGGGATGCCTATAGCTATCTCTCGTCTCTGCCGGATTTTGCAACTGTCCACGAACCGGAGGCGAATATCTTGTGCTTTGAATATAAGCCCAAGGGACTCGACTCCATCCAGATCAGCGAACTGCAACTTGCCCTGCGTGATGCCATTCGCGACGGAGGGCGATTTTTTATTTCCAAAGTAGAGATCGAAGGTAGAAACGTGCTTCGCATTGTCATGATGAACCATGAAATAGAGATGGACCATATAGCTGCTCTGATATTTGAAATACGGAGCAGGGCCGCAGAGATCATGAAGTCCTGGGAAGTGCGTGCTCTCGACGCAACGATGGTGGCTCAATAA
- a CDS encoding DoxX family protein, which produces MNNQSETSNGDKASLFGYFAALYRYPLNRWAPIPLRLIVGYGFMQHGYAKLTKGPEAFAVILHALGVPSPHLMAWLTILLELFSGLAVLLGAFVSLASLPMAVLLVVAIFTVHLPNGFSSIKLIAVTPAGARFGQPGYECNLLYLACLAALVLGGSGPLSIDGLVKRRLKVE; this is translated from the coding sequence ATGAACAATCAGAGTGAAACATCAAACGGTGATAAAGCGTCGCTCTTTGGCTACTTTGCCGCGCTCTATCGGTATCCTCTCAACCGCTGGGCGCCCATTCCCTTACGGCTGATCGTCGGCTATGGTTTCATGCAGCATGGTTATGCAAAACTGACCAAAGGCCCCGAAGCCTTTGCCGTGATTCTTCATGCGCTTGGTGTGCCAAGTCCCCATCTGATGGCCTGGCTCACGATTCTGCTCGAACTGTTTAGTGGCCTGGCTGTTCTTCTGGGCGCATTTGTGTCGCTCGCCAGCCTGCCGATGGCTGTGCTTCTAGTGGTAGCTATCTTTACAGTGCATCTGCCGAATGGATTCAGCTCGATCAAACTGATAGCTGTGACCCCTGCCGGCGCTCGGTTTGGGCAGCCGGGGTATGAGTGTAACTTGCTGTATCTCGCTTGCCTCGCGGCACTCGTCCTGGGTGGTTCAGGACCGTTATCGATAGATGGTCTCGTCAAGAGGCGCTTGAAAGTAGAATAA